AAATGTGTAGTCCTATAGTACtatagttaataatattaaaataatttttttctaattttgtatttatttatttaagagaTGTGTTTTAATACCCCTCAGTAATAGTCAGACAACATGACaacctattatttatttatataattctctTGAGGTTCATgttaccaatttttttttattgaaaacgAGAGGTATTCTATCAAACGAAAGGCCTGGGGGGCCACACCAAACATATTAAAAGCAATCTTTTCATGGATAATGAAACCTAACCAGGTATCCAAGAGGTAAGAAACAAATTGGATggtaaataatttattagaGGGTATTTTATGGCTGTTTTAAGACAGGGGTCAAAACAGAAAGCTAACATAAGTGGAAGGTTAAGTAAATGTCCACTGTTTTAGTCGCTTTCTTGTGAATGCACAGTatttccatgaagatctgtccAACAGCAAATCGATGTGCACATTAATATGCTATTTTGCGTCTCTGCGTTTCCTTTCGAATCAACTGtatcaaatacatatttaatcatgacattttttaaatgttttacccaTTTTAGATCACTCACATGGATTTTTAAAGTAAACTATACGAACATATCTAAGTATATTCACCTTTGGTAACCACTATTACAGAGCATACATCTCCACCAATTGCGGGTTAACATCGTGATTTTAAGTAATGATTAAACATATGTGCAACAGTTCAGCAAAACAAATCGAACTAAAGCACTTGATATGCACTGACATATGTTCTATCCACATTTCTACAGATCCAATTTAGGTGTCTTTAATAGTGAAGAACCGACAATCATTATGCTGAGAAGTGGCTTTTGTCTGGCCGCTCTAACATACAGGTCTGATTGGtgaagtgctgcagagatgttgttcttctggaaggttctcctctcttcacagagaaacactggagctctttcagagtgaccattggATTCTTCGTCACCACCCTAACTTTACGAAGGGTCCTGGTAGTTCCAAACTTCTTACATTTGAGGATGATGGAGACCACTGTGCTCACTGGGACCTTCAATGTGAAACAACGAAAtgtgaaaaagtgaagcactgtaaGTACTTTCGGGATGCACTCTACGCCtcatgtatgtttatatataccaGATCCACTGTGGTGTCCCTTTGGTAAAGCAGAAGACATTGTGATGAAATTTTGAAGGACAtattatacagggagtgcagaattattaggcaagttgtatttttgaggattaattttatttgaggatttaatttgaacaacaaccatgttctcaatgaacacaaaaaactcattaatatcaaagctgaatatttttggaagtagttttagttttagctattttaggggatatctgtgtgtgcaggtgactattactgtgcataattattaggcaacaacaaaaacaaattcatacccatttcaattatttatttttaccagtgaaaccaatataacatctcaacattcacaaatatacatttctgacattcaaaaaccaaacaaaaacaaatcagtgaccaatatagccacctttctttgcaaggacactcaaaagcctgccatccatggattctgtcagtgttttgatctgttcaccatcaacattgcgtgcagcagcaaccacagcctcccagacactgttcagagaggtgtactgttttccctccttgtaaatcgcacatttgatgatggaccacaggttctcaatggggttcagatcaggtgaacaaggaggccatatcattagattttcttcttttataccctttcttgccagccacgctgtggagtacttgggcgtgtgtgatggagcattgtcctgcatgaaaatcatgttttcttgaaggatgcagacttcttcctgtaccactgcttgaagaaggtgtcttccagaaactggcagtaggactgggagttcagcttgactccatcctcaacccgaaaaggccccacaagctcatctttgatgataccagcccaaaccagtactccacctccaccttgctggcgtctgagtcggactggagctctctgccctttaccaatccagccacgggcccatccatctggcccatcaagactcactctcatttcatcagtccataaaaccttagaaaaatcagtcttgagatatttcttggcccagtcttgacgtttcagcttgtgtgtcttgttcagtggtggtcgactttctgcctttcttaccttggccatgtctctgagtattgcacaccttgtgcttttgggcactcagtgatgttgcagctctgaaatatggccaaactggtggcaagtggcatcttggcagctgcacgcttgacttttctcagttcacgggcagttattttgcgccttggttttccacacgcttcttgcgaccctgtcgactattttgaatgaaacgcttgattgttcgatgatcacgcttcagaagcttggctattttaaaactgctgcatccctctgcaatatatctcactatttttgacttttctgagcctgtcaagtccttcttttgacccattttgccaaaggaaaggaagttgcctaataattatgcacacctgatatagggtgttgatgtcattagaccacaccccttctcattacagagatgcacatcacctaatatgcttaattggtagtaggctttccagcctatacagcttggagtaagacaacatgcataacgaggatgatgtggtcaaaatactcatttgcctaataattctgcactccctgtagataCAATGTGTTTTGTGTCAACCTATCCATCATATAAGACTAGATTACACATACTAATATTCTCTGGTGACATGAATCACTGGCATTGTCTATAGGGgacagaaatgtatttaaatatagcTTATTGTGTCCCTTTGTTTGGAGATAGGATCTTTTGAAAGGTGAGTAAGCAATGAAAAGTAAGgaacaaactgcacactgataatttaatacatgtttctttttgttcatatttCCTATAGGTTCTAAATGGAGCAGCAACTTTTAAATAACACGTTCAGTTTCATTCTTCAAATTGCAAAATTTGATATTCCTACTCAAGCCATTTACACAGTATTTATCATTGGAGCACTAAtctatttttttgctgtgttctgtaatgtaaCAATTTTAGCATTGATTATTACACAGAAAAGCCTCCATAAAcctatgttttacattttgttcagtcTGCCTTTGGCAGATTTAATGGGAATTACATGTGCTCTGCCAAGAGTTCTTCTGGATATtgtaacacaaacaaatatggTCTATTACCCAACATGTGTCCTGCAAGGTTTTTTGCTTCATTCATATGGAGGTAGTGTACTTTTTATCCTAGCAGCCATGTCATTTGATCGATATATAGCAATATGCAAGCCACTCAGATATAACTCCATTATGGGTCCATACACAGTTGGTGGTTTGATAGCACTGATTTGGGGACTAGATATTTCTATGATGGTTGTGCTGTTTGCTCTTCATGCAAGATTTTCGAAATgtaagtcatttatttttaatgtgtattgTAGCAATAATACTCTGTTACAGCTCTCATGTGGTGGTGATCTTACTGTGAATAATGTTTATGGATTAGCAACAGTAGCAATTGCACAGGCCATTAGTGTATCTGTTCAGTTATTCTCTTACATTCATATACTTAAAGCCTGTATTttcaacacacatacagacgCAAGAAATAAGGCTGTTAACACATGTTTAGGAcagattattgtatttttaatgtatgaAATAGTTTCTATATTTACTGTACTTTCATATCGCTTTCAGAATATACCACTCAATGCACAACAAGTGTGTGGTTTGCTGATTTTTACTATACTTCCTATTTTTAATCCAATTGTATATGGAATGAAAACAAGAGACATTAGAAAATCATTTATCCtagtgttaaaaaaatgaaaggtggcatgttaaatgatttaaaacaaaatgtatttagtttACTTTTCAttcaaacataaaaagaaaaaaattctgttcATTCACATATCAGATACATAACCTAATCTTTTCTAAATATTGTGAATTTTGACTAAATCAGAGCATGTTTGTGACAGTGATTAGCTTTGTCTATCCCTCtagacatatactgtatttgttttgtatacTGTATGCATATAAAACTAAACgaagcaaataatttttttttgttgtgctttacacatttaaaaggaTGTACAGTGGCTCCCCAGAACTTTCGGGGTTACGAAAGATTGGGAgtccctatggtaccttagtaaATTCATCTAGACTTTGTCACTTTATAAacgtaatagtgtacagtatttgaccaaatacatagtttaaGATGTTATTGCTTACAacaattttaagataatctgcaacttgctgttagtatTGAGAACCCACAAATTTTCTGAGCCTTGAGTTCCTAACTGCAAATTATCGAAGGTTGACTATATTCTATAGTTATGTAGATTTGTCTTCtatttttgtgggtttttgacTCATATGTCAGCACTCTAATTCTTTGTCTCTATTATGACAGTAAACATGCAAGaattaacaattatttatttttaatgtgtattgTAGCAATAATACTCTGTTACAGCTCTCATGTGGTGGTGATCTTACTGTAAATAATGTTTATGGATTAGCAACAGTAGCAATTGCACAGGCCATTAGTGTATCTGTTCAGTTATTCTCTTACATTCATATACTTAAAGCCTGTATTTTCAACACACATACCGACGCAAGAAGTAAGGCTGTTAACACATGTTTAGGAcagattattgtatttttaatgtatgaAATAGTTTCTATATTTACTGTACTTTCATATCGCTTTCAGAATATACCACTCAATGCACAACAAGTGTGTGGTTTGCTGATTTTTACTATACTTCCTATTTTTAATCCAATTGTATATGGAATGAAAACAAGAGACATTAGAAAATCATTTATCATAGTGTTAAAAAAACGAAAGGTGGCATGTTAAATGATttcaaacaaaatgtatttagtttACTTTTCAttcaaacataaaaagaaaaaaattctgtttattcACATATGATACATAACCTAATCTTTTCTAAATATTGTGAATTTTGACTAAATCAGAGCATGTTTGTGACAGTGATTAGCTTTGTCTATCCCTCtagacatatactgtatttgttttgtatacTGTATGCATATAAAACTAAACGAAGCaaattggttttttttgttgtgctttacacatttaaaaggaTGTACAGTGGCTCCCCAGAACTTTCGGGGTTACGAAAGATTGGGAgtccctatggtaccttagtaaATT
The DNA window shown above is from Silurus meridionalis isolate SWU-2019-XX chromosome 12, ASM1480568v1, whole genome shotgun sequence and carries:
- the LOC124394862 gene encoding olfactory receptor 52B2-like produces the protein MEQQLLNNTFSFILQIAKFDIPTQAIYTVFIIGALIYFFAVFCNVTILALIITQKSLHKPMFYILFSLPLADLMGITCALPRVLLDIVTQTNMVYYPTCVLQGFLLHSYGGSVLFILAAMSFDRYIAICKPLRYNSIMGPYTVGGLIALIWGLDISMMVVLFALHARFSKCKSFIFNVYCSNNTLLQLSCGGDLTVNNVYGLATVAIAQAISVSVQLFSYIHILKACIFNTHTDARNKAVNTCLGQIIVFLMYEIVSIFTVLSYRFQNIPLNAQQVCGLLIFTILPIFNPIVYGMKTRDIRKSFILVLKK